A window of Diospyros lotus cultivar Yz01 chromosome 14, ASM1463336v1, whole genome shotgun sequence contains these coding sequences:
- the LOC127790354 gene encoding non-specific lipid-transfer protein 1-like — protein sequence MVRLGYVAVMVYMCMLAVAPSCQAAVNCGMVATDLAPCLDYLRGGASVPAGCCDGVRNLYSQAQTTADRQNACKCMKSAALAVTGINLNNASNLPKICGVNIAYKITPSIDCTKVQ from the exons ATGGTGAGGCTTGGGTATGTGGCTGTCATGGTGTACATGTGCATGCTGGCTGTGGCACCCAGTTGCCAGGCGGCTGTAAACTGCGGGATGGTGGCGACGGACCTGGCGCCGTGCCTGGATTACCTGAGGGGCGGTGCAAGCGTGCCGGCGGGGTGCTGCGATGGGGTGAGGAACCTCTACAGCCAGGCCCAGACCACTGCTGACCGCCAGAACGCTTGCAAGTGCATGAAGTCGGCGGCTCTCGCTGTCACCGGTATCAATCTCAACAATGCCTCTAACCTTCCCAAGATATGCGGCGTCAACATTGCCTACAAGATCACCCCCTCCATTGACTGCACCAA GGTGcagtga